The following coding sequences lie in one Phragmites australis chromosome 8, lpPhrAust1.1, whole genome shotgun sequence genomic window:
- the LOC133927441 gene encoding uncharacterized protein LOC133927441, with protein sequence MSHTPSKRSNPHDKTTAEKVIHDHKEMPSQPNVIARLMGIDAIPTPAKGAVIIQAEETSDMKPPSSTTEIKVISPRSGQFKQANWSLLSYLSKNGDSRHCRRKMRVPGRSRSRQRHPQEDLLEKIKEDFQAWQTSKALECARTVAALGNSSKNLDGRCIQIIAQENLRKEKMARYGYGNRKSECSLKNVVQESDSENAGKVAAEAKSEERVIRVRRVSHCATSENFRGLVVGKDGHNHSISEKLRSPARIVLLKPSSGIIVNDREPLFRLSKVKRDDNMEEFLQEVKERLQKELKVNATGELSTITWGTEPKQFVRDTAKHIKQTVTKDLGKRLSRSESFRAFRGDRKRNDVTEGTKHASPEHDTIDTRNILANRPESVTSRTETVSPKKDGKESTNLFPVRSRGRVRSLTDVSLTGIDFDEQSCTSECLMKNNILSPRILVRSFSAPESGISQGRLFLEDNVGGRKHEVSDVASESAAVTSKNSSSFSFRGTVSSLRHSFSLRRNLFGRKTHWSKKPSLGEFHPQMAIGMTPSPPETFNLFKVTQANFTELPPSPVSPLEVGHSSRHFFSDLNCTLPELSPKCPSEFEAPCSELSYMTVETACNQDKAYIREVLIAAGLYDDGSLDNKANARVDSMARPICDFFEEIEDIYYCRDKSGDHDTGLCNNSGENATDHRVLFDLANEALQSLVETAKTGSSLRQWVIDSTGVSRGRKLVDEVWQQVQTLRNPQMQEMQTIDSMVAYEIRKSAWAEVLYEDLYVVGRKIERAIFDELIEDIVQGFNLTKPRRSKDAYSSQN encoded by the exons ATGAGTCATACACCATCCAAAAGGAGCAATCCCCAtgacaaaaccactgcagaaaaggtGATCCACGACCACAAGGAGATGCCCAGCCAGCCGAATGTCATTGCGCGGCTTATGGGCATCGACGCAATCCCGACACCAGCAAAGGGTGCCGTGATCATCCAAGCAGAAGAAACCAGCGACATGAAACCACCTAGTAGTACTACAGAAATCAAGGTCATCTCGCCTCGATCTGGTCAATTCAAGCAAGCTAATTGGAGCTTGCTGTCATACCTCAGTAAGAATGGAGATTCCAGACATTGTCGTAGGAAGATGAGAGTACCGGGAAGATCACGTTCGCGTCAGCGTCATCCACAGGAGGACCTGCTTGAGAAGATCAAGGAGGATTTCCAGGCATGGCAAACATCCAAAGCACTGGAGTGTGCAAGAACTGTTGCAGCGTTAGGGAATAGTAGTAAGAATTTGGACGGTAGGTGCATTCAGATAATTGCGCAGGAGAACTTGCGCAAGGAAAAGATGGCAAGATATGGTTATGGAAACAGGAAAAGTGAGTGTTCCCTGAAGAATGTTGTGCAAGAAAGTGACTCAGAGAATGCAGGAAAGGTTGCAGCCGAAGCAAAGTCTGAAGAGAGGGTCATCAGAGTACGAAGAGTAAGTCACTGCGCAACATCTGAAAATTTCAGAGGTTTGGTGGTAGGCAAGGATGGACATAACCATAGCATATCTGAAAAGTTGCGCTCACCGGCACGGATAGTGCTCCTGAAGCCTAGTTCTGGTATAATTGTCAATGACCGAGAACCGTTGTTTCGTTTGTCAAAAGTGAAGAGGGATGACAATATGGAGGAGTTTCTTCAAGAGGTAAAGGAGAGGCTTCAGAAAGAGCTGAAAGTGAATGCTACAGGTGAGCTCAGCACAATAACTTGGGGAACTGAACCAAAGCAATTCGTTCGAGACACTGCAAAGCACATCAAACAGACCGTCACCAAGGACCTCGGCAAAAGATTGTCCCGGTCGGAGTCCTTCCGCGCTTTCAGAGGCGACCGCAAACGCAATGATGTTACTGAAGGTACAAAACATGCATCTCCGGAGCACGACACGATCGACACGAGGAACATCCTAGCTAACAGGCCGGAGAGTGTAACCTCAAGGACTGAAACTGTGTCACCAAAGAAAGACGGGAAGGAATCGACGAACTTGTTTCCGGTCAGAAGTAGAGGAAGGGTCAGGTCACTGACAGATGTATCTCTGACAGGCATTGACTTTGATGAGCAAAGTTGCACAAGTGAATGTCTGATGAAGAACAACATTTTATCACCGCGCATACTTGTCCGATCGTTCTCTGCACCGGAGTCAGGGATCTCCCAAGGTAGGCTTTTTCTGGAGGACAACGTGGGCGGTAGAAAGCATGAGGTTTCAGATGTAGCTTCTGAAAGTGCTGCAGTGACGAGCAAGAACAGTAGTAGTTTCAGCTTCAGAGGGACCGTATCAAGCCTGAGGCACAGCTTCAGCTTGAGAAGGAATCTGTTCGGGAGGAAGACGCATTGGTCAAAGAAGCCGTCTCTTGGAGAGTTCCACCCTCAGATGGCCATCGGCATGACACCGTCACCTCCTGAAACTTTCAACCTTTTCAAGGTTACACAG GCTAATTTCACCGAGCTGCCTCCTAGCCCAGTGTCCCCATTGGAGGTTGGCCACAGTTCCCGCCATTTCTTCAGCGATTTGAACTGCACCTTGCCAG AGCTGAGTCCAAAATGTCCGTCGGAATTTGAGGCACCCTGCAGTGAATTATCATATATGACTGTCGAAACAGCGTGCAACCAAGACAAGGCCTATATAAGAGAAGTGCTTATTGCCGCTGGGTTATATGACGATGGGTCATTGGACAACAAGGCCAATGCCAGGGTGGACTCGATGGCGAGACCGATCTGTGACTTCTTTGAGGAGATAGAGGACATTTACTACTGCCGTGACAAGAGTGGTGATCATGACACCGGCCTATGCAACAATTCTGGAGAAAATGCAACGGATCACAGGGTGCTCTTTGATCTTGCAAATGAAGCATTGCAGAGCTTGGTAGAGACTGCGAAAACTGGTTCCTCGCTGCGCCAGTGGGTCATTGACAGTACCGGTGTGTCACGGGGGAGGAAGCTGGTAGATGAAGTGTGGCAGCAG gTGCAGACTCTGAGGAACCCACAAATGCAGGAAATGCAGACAATAGATAGCATGGTGGCATATGAGATCCGGAAATCTGCATGGGCTGAGGTGTTGTATGAGGATCTTTATGTTGTCGGGAGGAAGATTGAACGTGCCATATTTGATGAATTGATTGAAGACATTGTGCAGGGTTTTAATCTGACAAAACCGAGAAGATCCAAGGATGCTTACAGCAGTCAGAATTAG
- the LOC133927442 gene encoding uncharacterized protein LOC133927442, whose protein sequence is MEPSDLNTHLPPRKRLLAGLRTAATACDAEALPSPLASGDLAARLREMARAANVSSSSPEEMIEAARAAAAAAADAAVAARAAAAEKAAVAAKARAAARAAMEFLDSFSRTGASRNRNGLQLKVKSRKKHVQVKLLYKPNGRVQGRGAMGDAPKPRRRRESDEEIARNLHRAMNSSPRISHTGPKRPRNTTGDGKDGVAPGEGDGVGDACNGSSTQAPVEVGGLANGCSEGKSSERTVPLLKHEDPDDGGEDSSRHTAKITDVVDNGAGIRNLSAGRKVKIKRKELLLNQHSSKEIEEPKESEPPIHSIGRDESKSNGNGAEKRVSPADAKASVDRLAPMKITSVWKFKKLKTSHCSSDSKVLHNVCSSPSAAETSASVKAD, encoded by the coding sequence ATGGAGCCGTCGGATCTGAACACCCACCTGCCGCCGCGGAAGCGGCTGCTCGCCGGGCTCAGGACGGCGGCCACCGCCTGCGATGCTGAGGCCCTCCCTTCCCCGCTCGCCTCCGGCGATCTCGCTGCCCGCCTCCGCGAGATGGCGCGCGCGGCGAACGTGTCGTCCTCCTCGCCCGAGGAAATGATCGAGGCGGCCagggcggccgccgccgccgccgccgatgctgCCGTGGCTGcccgcgccgcggcggcggagaaggCGGCCGTGGCCGCCAAGGCTAGAGCCGCTGCTAGGGCTGCCATGGAGTTCCTCGATTCCTTTTCCAGGACAGGCGCGTCGAGGAATAGGAATGGCCTCCAGCTCAAGGTGAAGTCTAGGAAGAAGCATGTCCAGGTCAAGCTGTTGTACAAGCCCAATGGGAGGGTGCAAGGCAGAGGAGCTATGGGGGATGCTCCCAAGCCTCGGAGGCGCAGGGAGTCCGATGAAGAGATCGCCCGCAATTTGCACCGTGCAATGAATAGCTCACCGAGAATCTCTCACACTGGACCGAAGAGGCCCCGCAACACCACCGGTGATGGCAAAGATGGAGTTGCCCCTGGTGAGGGTGACGGTGTGGGTGATGCTTGCAATGGTTCTTCAACTCAAGCGCCAGTTGAGGTTGGCGGATTAGCTAATGGATGCTCTGAAGGGAAATCTAGTGAGAGAACTGTTCCATTGTTGAAGCATGAGGATCctgatgatggtggtgaagacTCATCTAGGCACACTGCAAAGATTACCGATGTTGTTGATAATGGAGCTGGCATTAGAAACTTAAGCGCTGGTCGgaaagtgaagatcaagagaaagGAACTGCTTCTGAACCAACATAGTAGTAAAGAAATAGAAGAGCCGAAAGAATCAGAACCCCCTATACATTCTATAGGACGTGATGAATCAAAGTCAAATGGAAATGGCGCAGAAAAGCGTGTGAGTCCTGCAGATGCAAAGGCCTCAGTTGACCGTTTGGCGCCAATGAAGATTACATCTGTCTGGAAGTTCAAGAAGTTGAAAACATCTCACTGTTCTTCCGACAGCAAGGTGTTGCACAACGTGTGTTCCTCTCCTTCGGCAGCTGAAACCTCTGCTTCGGTGAAAGCTGATTAG
- the LOC133927444 gene encoding uncharacterized protein LOC133927444, translating into MSVLSAMQSDAFGASISNPPTGCTSPVSSDDGNNIPALVSRDENLPSQQTEIDQSHKEIKQDNSDGDLSEEDSSGMQETSLKPFGKTVIIPDPRKACSSDGVHGDCERSTQSSNQEMMQASSIGGIAAYTAPNGCHLAYNSLPFHLGESGDARIAPLHVWWPYYGFPIGHRRGPSTGLHNEATSENETGKSPSVESSSDSVKTIPMNCKVFESRGTIQMPKSASNFELKPSVNSAFVRVKPSSSGDHSVRGFVPYKRCKVE; encoded by the exons ATGTCGGTGCTATCTGCAATGCAATCAGATGCTTTTGGAGCATCAATATCAAACCCACCCACAGGGTGTACCTCCCCTGTGTCATCAGATGATGGGAATAATATTCCTGCATTGGTGAGTCGAGATGAAAATTTGCCTTCCCAACAAACAGAGATCGATCAGTCCCACAAG GAAATAAAGCAGGACAACAGCGATGGTGATTTATCTGAAGAGGATTCCTCAGGAATGCAAGAAACGAGTTTGAAGCCGTTTGGGAAGACAGTTATCATCCCAGACCCAAGGAAAGCTTGCTCCTCAGATGGAGTGCACGGAGATTGTGAGCGAAGCACACAATCCTCGAACCAGGAAATGATGCAAGCATCCTCAATTGGAGGGATTGCAGCATATACTGCACCTAATGGATGTCATCTTGCATATAATTCTCTCCCATTCCATCTTGGTGAATCAGGAGATGCTAGGATTGCTCCTCTCCATGTATGGTGGCCATACTATGGATTTCCCATTGGCCACCGGAGAGGTCCAAGTACAGGTTTGCATAATGAAGCTACCTCTGAGAATGAGACTGGAAAGAGCCCTTCGGTTGAATCAAGTTCAGACTCCGTGAAGACGATCCCCATGAACTGCAAAGTTTTCGAGTCGCGGGGTACAATCCAGATGCCGAAGTCAGCTTCAAATTTTGAGCTGAAACCGAGTGTGAATTCGGCCTTCGTAAGAGTGAAGCCGAGCAGCAGCGGAGATCATTCGGTAAGGGGATTTGTGCCATATAAGAGGTGTAAAGTTGAATAA
- the LOC133927443 gene encoding uncharacterized protein LOC133927443: MEAAFDAYFRAADLDRDGRISGQEAVAFFKGSALPQPVLAQIWTYADKNRTGFLGREDFYNSLKLVTVAQSGRELTPDVVRSALYGPAAAKIPAPRINISTAGPQTTSVASPSNATQALSSRQQNPAINGSQGLPSALSNPQVLQPGNIVRPSHPPNANTIPPAQGIASRPPVGGGPSGLNHTSSTTANLSTDWFSGKRNASPLGATSQTPTRGISPQASLGSVGISAQSSTPVAGYNSQTRAATTPANANSTDLNLLSSQPSVNDSKALVPLGNGLSSNSIFGVDPFSATPQAKQDSSLPSIVSNSLPSSTAPGSAAGPLHPPKPVQVGPMQGMSLLPSHTGQLPQSQPAPRQNQFNAVPSVPGSVSANGPGEQIPSNPNVSQVPWPKITQADVRKYMIVFIKVDRDRDGKITGEEARNLFLSWRLPRDILRKVWDLSDQDKDGMLSFREFCTAVYLMERHREHRRLPDVLLDNIWAEGTSLPSSGQFAENSSGPAPHPSAGVASRAMQGPQHGMLPSSMKPPPRGPLSIDADDTVQAEQQKPKIPVLEKHLVGQLSKEEQDALDAKFKEASEADKKVQELEKEILDSREKTKFYRTKMQELILYKSRCDNRLNEVSESMSADKHEVQSLAAKYDERCKKVGDVASKLTMDEATFREIQEKKLEIYNSIVKLQKGDENDEKLQERANKIQSDFEELVKSLNEQCKRYGLRAKPTTLVELPFGWQPGIQETAAAWDEEWDRFGDEGFSIIKELTVEVEPPIVQKSQPTFEDGNVFTNGASTEKEDNKSDKSAAAAEQAVETEATPSNSKPEPAKTPPVSAVKNKEDGYTDEPNKKQSETNDVSPRATESISNRGAMDSPVHGDKTYDRHSQVPSFDHGIDNDSLWNFGHKDGENGDSDLFFGPQGLPPIRTGGSSSGSSFGKEQKPFFDSVPSTPMEKPFFDSVPGTPVQKSVYDYSVPGTPVQKSVFDYSAPSTPMQKSVFDYSAPSTPMQKSLFDSVPGMPVQKSVFDSVPSTPMQKPFFDSFPSTPMQISLFDSGASRAESPTASSIYGKEQKGFFDSSVPSTPMYNSSFTPRYSEAGDDSFDTMSQYSSFGMHENNSSAQHDSFSRFDSFRSNADNGGNDTFARFDSFRSTADQGGGSSFTRYDSMNSSSYHDRTDAFARFDSMKSTDYHSQGYSFDDDDPFGTGPFKLSETSSPTRHGTDKWSAF; this comes from the exons ATGGAGGCGGCGTTCGACGCCTACTTCCGCGCCGCGGATCTGGACCGCGACGGCCGGATCAGCGGCCAGGAGGCCGTCGCCTTCTTCAAGGGCTCCGCCCTCCCGCAGCCCGTCCTAGCACAG ATTTGGACGTATGCTGATAAAAATCGAACTGGTTTTCTTGGGCGTGAAGATTTCTACAATTCGCTTAAACTTGTCACAGTAGCGCAGAGTGGCCGAGAATTAACACCTGATGTTGTTAGGTCGGCATTATATGGTCCAGCTGCTGCAAAAATTCCTGCTCCTCGGATAAACATTTCAACCGCTGGTCCTCAGACAACCAGTGTAGCTAGCCCCTCGAATGCCACTCAAGCACTAAGTTCTCGTCAACAGAATCCTGCTATAAACGGATCACAAGGACTTCCTAGTGCATTGTCAAATCCACAAGTCCTTCAACCTGGTAATATTGTAAGGCCGTCACATCCTCCAAATGCAAACACTATTCCTCCTGCTCAGGGAATTGCTTCAAGGCCACCCGTAGGAGGTGGCCCAAGTGGGCTAAATCATACTAGTTCAACCACAGCGAATCTATCGACTGATTGGTTTAGTGGTAAGAGAAATGCAAGTCCATTGGGTGCGACCTCGCAAACTCCAACCAGAGGTATTTCTCCACAAGCCAGCCTTGGTAGTGTGGGAATATCAGCACAGAGTTCAACTCCTGTAGCAGGCTACAATTCTCAGACGCGGGCTGCTACCACACCTGCGAATGCAAATTCGACCGATCTAAACTTGTTGTCTTCACAACCATCTGTTAATGACTCTAAGGCATTGGTACCCTTGGGGAATGGATTATCATCTAACTCAATTTTTGGTGTTGACCCTTTCTCTGCAACTCCACAAGCAAAACAAGACTCATCTTTGCCCTCCATTGTTTCAAATAGTTTGCCCAGTTCTACAGCTCCTGGTTCAGCTGCTGGACCTCTTCACCCCCCTAAGCCAGTGCAGGTTGGTCCCATGCAGGGAATGTCATTGCTTCCTTCTCATACTGGCCAGTTGCCACAAAGTCAGCCAGCTCCTAGGCAAAACCAATTTAATGCTGTACCAAGCGTTCCAGGATCAGTGAGTGCTAATGGTCCTGGTGAACAAATTCCTTCAAATCCAAACGTGTCTCAGGTCCCATGGCCAAAAATCACTCAAGCAGATGTCAGGAAATATATGATTGTATTTATCAAGGTAGACAGAGATCGAGATGGGAAGATCACTGGAGAAGAGGCAAGGAATCTGTTTTTAAGTTGGAGACTACCAAGAG ATATCTTAAGGAAGGTGTGGGACTTGTCCGACCaggataaggatgggatgctgtCTTTCAGGGAATTTTGTACTGCTGTGTACTTAATGGAGAGGCACCGAGAGCATCGTCGTCTTCCTGATGTACTACTAGATAATATTTGGGCTGAGGGCACTTCACTACCCTCTTCTGGCCAGTTTGCAGAAAACTCTAGTGGCCCTGCTCCTCATCCAAGTGCTG GAGTTGCAAGTAGAGCAATGCAAGGACCGCAGCATGGGATGCTTCCCTCATCCATGAAACCACCACCTCGAGGACCTCTTTCTATAGATGCTGATGATACCGTTCAGGCAGAGCAACAAAAGCCAAAGATCCCCGTCTTGGAGAAACATCTAGTTGGCCAGCTCAGCAAGGAGGAGCAAGATGCACTGGATGCAAAGTTTAAGGAAGCTTCAGAAGCTGATAAGAAA gTCCAAGAGTTGGAAAAGGAAATCCTGGATTCTAGAGAGAAGACCAAATTCTATCGCACCAAGATGCAGGAGCTT ATTCTTTACAAGAGTAGGTGTGATAACAGGCTTAATGAAGTCTCAGAAAGTATGTCTGCTGATAAACACGAG GTTCAATCCCTTGCAGCAAAATATGATGAGAGGTGCAAGAAGGTTGGAGATGTGGCATCAAAGCTGACAATGGATGAGGCTACTTTCCGTGAGATCCAG GAGAAGAAGTTGGAAATTTATAATTCCATAGTTAAACTGCAAAAAGGGGATGAAAATGATGAAAAGCTTCAG GAGCGGGCTAATAAGATACAATCTGATTTTGAGGAGCTTGTGAAATCCTTGAATGAACAGTGCAAGAGATATGGGTTGAGAGCTAAGCCAACTACATTAGTGGAGCTTCCGTTTG GTTGGCAACCTGGAATACAAGAGACAGCTGCTGCATGGGATGAAGAATGGGACAGATTTGGAGATGAAG ggttctccataataaagGAACTAACAGTTGAAGTGGAGCCTCCCATTGTACAAAAGAGTCAGCCTACTTTTGAAGATGGTAACGTTTTTACGAATGGGGCATCAACAGAGAAAGAAGACAACAAGAGTGATaaatctgctgctgctgctgagcaGGCAGTTGAAACTGAAGCTACACCATCCAATAGCAAACCAGAGCCAGCAAAAACTCCTCCAGTTAGTGCTGTCAAGAACAAAGAGGATGGTTATACTGATGAACCTAATAAAAAGCAATCTGAAACAAATGATGTCTCACCACGTGCCACTGAGAGTATCAG TAACCGTGGAGCAATGGACTCCCCTGTTCATGGTGATAAAACCTATGATAGACATTCTCAGGTCCCATCGTTTGACCATGGCATTGATAATGACTCCCTATGGAACTTCGGTCATAAG GATGGCGAGAATGGTGATTCAGATCTCTTCTTTGGGCCACAAGGTCTTCCTCCTATAAGGACTGGGGGTTCTTCATCTGGTAGTTCTTTTGGCAAGGAACAGAAACCATTCTTTGATTCTGTTCCCAGTACTCCAATGGAGAAACCTTTCTTTGATTCTGTCCCGGGCACGCCAGTGCAGAAATCTGTCTATGATTACTCTGTCCCAGGCACACCAGTGCAGAAATCCGTCTTTGATTACTCTGCCCCTAGTACACCGATGCAAAAATCAGTCTTCGATTATTCTGCCCCAAGTACGCCGATGCAAAAGTCGCTCTTTGATTCCGTCCCTGGTATGCCAGTGCAGAAATCAGTATTTGATTCGGTTCCAAGTACACCGATGCAAAAACCATTCTTCGACTCCTTTCCAAGCACTCCAATGCAGATATCACTGTTTGATTCTGGCGCAAGCAGAGCAGAATCTCCTACCGCCAGCAGCATATATGGCAAAGAGCAAAAGGGATTCTTTGATTCTTCTGTTCCGAGTACACCAATGTACAACTCAAGTTTCACACCAAGGTATAGCGAAGCAGGAGACGATTCATTCGACACCATGTCGCAGTACAGCTCCTTTGGCATGCATGAGAACAATTCTTCCGCACAGCATGACAGCTTTTCAAGATTTGATTCCTTCCGGAGCAATGCTGATAATGGTGGTAATGACACCTTTGCAAGGTTTGATTCTTTCCGCAGCACTGCAGATCAGGGTGGGGGCAGCAGCTTCACGAGGTACGATTCCATGAACAGCAGCAGCTACCATGACAGAACCGATGCGTTTGCAAGGTTTGATTCAATGAAGAGTACCGACTATCACAGCCAGGGTTACTCATTTGATGATGACGACCCTTTTGGAACTGGGCCGTTTAAATTGTCAGAGACCTCCAGCCCGACGAGACATGGAACCGACAAGTGGAGTGCATTTTGA